ATCGCCCCCCTTCTGGATGTACGTGATCGGCTTCGTGCTGCTGCTCGGGCCGCTCGTCACCCTGCATGAACTCGGTCACCTGCTAGTCGGCCGCCTGTTCGGCGTGAAGGCCGAGGCGTTCTCGGTCGGTTTCGGCAGGGAATTGGCGGGCTTCACCGACAAGCAGGGCACCCGCTGGAAACTCTCGCTGCTGCCGCTGGGCGGTTATGTGCAGTTCAAGGGCGATATGAACCCGGCCAGCATCCCCGATCCGGATGCTCCGGCTGAGGAAGGCAGCTTCCAGAGCGCCGCCTTGTGGAAACGCGCGCTGATTGTTGCGGCCGGACCGGTCACCAATCTCCTCCTCGCGATCGGCATCTTTGCCGCCTTCTTCGCGATCATCGGCAAGCCGGTGATTGTCGGCGAAGAGGATTCGCGCACCATCGGCGCCTTCTCCGAAGGTAGCGTTGCCGAGGCAGCGGGGCTGAAGGTGGGCGACATTGTGGTCGCCATTGATGGCCGTCCGATCCGCGATTTCACCGATCTCAAGACCAAGGTGGCGCTCCATCCGAGCAAGCAAATGGTCTTCACGATCGAACGTGCGGGCGAACAGATCGATGTCCCGCTGACCACTGCGCGGATCGAACGCAAGGACGATTTCGGGAATGTCAGCACCGAAGGACTGATCGGCGTGGCGCCTGCGGGCGGCAAGTACGAGCTTGAAAAGGTGAGCGTCCTTGAAGCGATTCCGCTCGGCGCGAAGCAGAGCTGGGACTTCACCGGGCTGATGGTCACCGGCATCCAGCAGATCATTATGGGTGAGCGTTCGGTCAAGGAACTGGGCGGGCCGCTCAAGATCGCCAAATACTCCGGCGAGCAGATGAGCATGGGCGCCGCGGCGTTCATTCACTTTGCCGCGCTGATCTCGCTTAATTTGGCATTCATCAACTTCTTGCCAATCCCCGCGCTCGATGGCGGGCACCTGATGTTCTACGCGGCCGAGGCGATCCGCCGAAAGCCGGTGGGGCCGCAGGCGACCGAGTGGGCCTACCGCACCGGCATCGCGCTGGTGCTCATGCTGATGGTGGTGGTGACCGTGAATGACATTGTCTCGCTTCCGATCTTCGGAAGCTGACCGCACGGTGGAAACGCGCGGGGCGTTCGGCGCTCGCGGCTTGATTGCGGATGGTACATCGGGCAGAGGCGTCCTCCGGGACGGGATAGCGCGGGGCGGGCGCGCAAGTGGTTTCTGGCAGAATGGCTTGTCGTGCGTGACAAGCATCGTGGCGCACAGGGTTGAGAACGGGATTTTAGCTGCATGAACCGAATGAGCGAGACGGGCGCAGTGCCGGTCAATAGCACCCCTGCTGCCTTGCGCCCCTCCATGCGGCTGGCGAGCCTGCTGTGCTGCGGATCGATCCTCGCGGGCGTGCCCACCGTCGCCATGGCGCAGCAGGCCCAACCGGCCAGCCCCGCGCCTGCCGCCCAGCCTGCCACTCCTACGCCCGCGCCGGCGGCCACGCCGCGCGCCAACGTGATCAATTCCATCACCGTGGTCGGGGCCGAACGGCTCGAGCCGACCACCATCCTGAGCTACATCCGTCTGCGGGTCGGTCAGGAATATACCGCCGCAGCCGCCGACGAGGCGATCAAGGATCTCGGCGCGACCGAGCTGTTTGCCAATACCAGCATCCGCAATGATGGCGGCAGTGTCATCATCAACGTGACCGAGAACCCGGTGATCAACCGCATCGTGCTGGAAGGCAACGAGCGGCTGAAGAACGACAAGATCGTCCCCGAGATCAAGCTCGCGCCGCGCCAGATCTTCACCCGTTCCAAGGTCCGCGCCGACGTGGCGCGCATCATCGAGCTCTACAAGCGCCAGGGCCGGTTCGCCGCCAAGGTCGAGCCCAAGCTGGTGCAGCTTCCGCAGAACCGCGTCGAT
This DNA window, taken from Porphyrobacter sp. ULC335, encodes the following:
- the rseP gene encoding RIP metalloprotease RseP, with translation MYVIGFVLLLGPLVTLHELGHLLVGRLFGVKAEAFSVGFGRELAGFTDKQGTRWKLSLLPLGGYVQFKGDMNPASIPDPDAPAEEGSFQSAALWKRALIVAAGPVTNLLLAIGIFAAFFAIIGKPVIVGEEDSRTIGAFSEGSVAEAAGLKVGDIVVAIDGRPIRDFTDLKTKVALHPSKQMVFTIERAGEQIDVPLTTARIERKDDFGNVSTEGLIGVAPAGGKYELEKVSVLEAIPLGAKQSWDFTGLMVTGIQQIIMGERSVKELGGPLKIAKYSGEQMSMGAAAFIHFAALISLNLAFINFLPIPALDGGHLMFYAAEAIRRKPVGPQATEWAYRTGIALVLMLMVVVTVNDIVSLPIFGS